In a single window of the Streptomyces sp. CGMCC 4.7035 genome:
- a CDS encoding GAF domain-containing protein gives MSPAASPSREAEVTDPWVALEPGADPAELARELRRAHETFTAAGTVPRRVRTVVADSWRRSARAGVGPDGTARVELTDGDLGSYRAEHPLARVMPLVRELLGPFAADGEHLLAVCDAQGRLLWVEGHAATRRRADRMNFVPGAHWAESAMGTNAPGTAVAVDRPVQVFAAEHFSRRVQPWTCAAAPVHDPRTGRVLGALDITGGNGLAHPHSLGFVQAVARAAESHLALLAPVETAADSLELTALGRDEARLLAGGRKIRLSRRHSEILVLLARHPEGLTGDELLCALYEDESVTPVTLRAELARLRRILGPGLLASRPYRLTAAVASDVVVVERRLESGAIAAAATAYTGPLLPGSQAPAVARLRRRLADGLRTALIARRDPDLLADWAHAPWGEDDLDVWRALAAVRPSAAVRTRLGELEAELMAPAGWTRPAPR, from the coding sequence ATGTCCCCAGCAGCATCGCCGTCCCGGGAGGCCGAGGTGACCGATCCGTGGGTGGCCCTCGAGCCGGGGGCCGATCCCGCCGAACTGGCGCGGGAGTTGCGCCGCGCCCACGAGACATTCACGGCGGCGGGCACGGTGCCGCGGCGCGTGCGCACCGTGGTGGCCGACTCCTGGCGGCGTTCGGCGCGGGCGGGCGTCGGGCCGGACGGCACGGCACGGGTGGAGTTGACGGACGGCGACCTCGGCTCGTACCGGGCAGAGCATCCGCTGGCGCGGGTGATGCCGTTGGTCCGGGAGCTGCTGGGCCCCTTCGCGGCGGACGGCGAGCATCTGCTCGCGGTGTGCGACGCGCAGGGCAGGCTGTTGTGGGTCGAGGGGCATGCGGCCACACGGCGACGGGCGGACCGGATGAACTTCGTGCCGGGTGCGCATTGGGCGGAGTCGGCGATGGGCACGAACGCACCGGGAACGGCCGTCGCCGTGGACCGGCCGGTTCAGGTGTTCGCGGCCGAGCACTTCAGCCGACGGGTCCAGCCGTGGACGTGCGCGGCGGCGCCCGTGCACGATCCGCGCACCGGACGGGTGCTCGGCGCACTGGACATCACCGGCGGGAACGGGCTCGCGCACCCGCACAGCCTGGGATTCGTGCAGGCGGTGGCGCGGGCCGCCGAGTCCCATCTGGCGCTCCTCGCACCTGTCGAGACCGCGGCGGACAGCCTGGAGCTGACCGCGCTGGGCCGTGACGAGGCACGCCTCCTCGCCGGCGGCCGGAAGATCAGGCTCAGCCGTCGGCACAGCGAAATCCTGGTGCTGCTGGCCCGCCACCCGGAGGGACTGACAGGGGACGAGTTGCTGTGCGCGCTGTACGAGGACGAGTCGGTGACGCCGGTGACACTGCGCGCGGAGTTGGCGCGGCTGCGCCGTATCCTCGGCCCTGGTCTGCTGGCCTCGCGGCCCTACCGGCTCACGGCCGCTGTCGCGTCCGATGTCGTGGTCGTGGAGCGGCGCTTGGAGTCAGGAGCGATCGCGGCGGCTGCGACGGCGTACACCGGACCGTTGCTGCCGGGTTCGCAGGCGCCGGCGGTCGCCCGGCTACGGCGCAGACTCGCCGACGGGCTGCGGACGGCGCTCATCGCCCGTCGTGACCCCGATCTGCTGGCCGACTGGGCGCACGCGCCGTGGGGCGAGGACGACCTCGACGTCTGGCGCGCGCTCGCGGCGGTACGGCCGTCGGCGGCCGTACGCACGCGCCTCGGCGAGCTGGAGGCGGAGCTCATGGCACCGGCGGGGTGGACACGCCCGGCACCTCGCTGA
- the exaC gene encoding acetaldehyde dehydrogenase ExaC: MTRYAAPGTDGAIVSYQARYDHFIGGEYVPPARGQYFENPSPVNGQPFTEIARGTVEDVERALDAAHAAAPAWGRTSVTERSDILRKIADRMEANLEQLAVAETWENGKPVRETLAADIPLAIDHFRYFAGAIRAQEGSLGELDDDTVAYHFHEPLGVVAQIIPWNFPLLMATWKLAPALAAGNAVVLKPAEQTPASIHYWLSLVADLLPPGVVNIVNGFGVEAGKPLASSPRVAKVAFTGETTTGRLIMQYASENITPVTLELGGKSPNIFFDDVWSANDDFRDKALEGFAMFALNQGEVCTCPSRALVQRGHYAEFMEAAVARTEQIKPGHPLHTDTMIGAQASNDQLEKILSYLDIGRQEGAKVLTGGERIEHEGELKGGYYVQPTIFEGHNRMRIFQEEIFGPVVSVTSFDDFDDAIKIANDTLYGLGAGVWTRDINTAYRAGRAIQAGRVWTNCYHAYPAHAAFGGYKGSGIGRETHKMMLEHYQQTKNLLVSYSPKKLGFF, encoded by the coding sequence ATGACCCGTTACGCAGCGCCCGGCACCGACGGCGCGATCGTCTCCTACCAGGCGCGCTACGACCACTTCATCGGCGGCGAGTACGTGCCGCCGGCCCGCGGCCAGTACTTCGAGAATCCGTCTCCGGTGAACGGGCAGCCGTTCACGGAGATCGCGCGGGGTACCGTCGAGGACGTGGAGCGCGCACTGGACGCGGCACACGCCGCCGCGCCCGCGTGGGGCCGTACGTCGGTGACCGAGCGCTCCGACATCCTCCGGAAGATCGCCGACCGGATGGAGGCCAACCTGGAGCAGCTCGCGGTGGCCGAGACCTGGGAGAACGGCAAGCCCGTCCGGGAGACCCTGGCCGCTGACATCCCGCTCGCCATCGACCACTTCCGCTACTTCGCGGGCGCGATCCGGGCGCAGGAGGGTTCGCTGGGCGAGCTGGACGACGACACGGTGGCGTACCACTTCCACGAGCCGCTCGGCGTGGTCGCGCAGATCATCCCGTGGAACTTCCCCCTCCTGATGGCCACATGGAAGCTCGCGCCGGCCCTCGCGGCGGGCAACGCGGTCGTCCTCAAGCCTGCCGAGCAGACCCCGGCGTCCATCCACTACTGGCTGAGCCTGGTCGCCGACCTGCTGCCGCCGGGTGTGGTGAACATCGTCAACGGCTTCGGCGTGGAGGCGGGCAAGCCCCTGGCATCCAGCCCGCGCGTCGCGAAGGTCGCGTTCACCGGTGAGACCACCACGGGCCGGCTGATCATGCAGTACGCCTCCGAGAACATCACTCCGGTCACACTGGAACTCGGCGGCAAGTCCCCGAACATCTTCTTCGACGACGTCTGGTCCGCGAACGACGACTTCCGCGACAAGGCCCTGGAGGGCTTCGCGATGTTCGCGCTCAACCAGGGCGAGGTGTGCACATGTCCGTCGCGGGCGCTGGTGCAGCGTGGCCACTACGCCGAGTTCATGGAGGCCGCCGTCGCCCGCACGGAACAGATCAAGCCCGGGCACCCGCTGCACACGGACACGATGATCGGCGCCCAGGCGTCGAACGACCAGTTGGAGAAGATCCTCTCCTACCTGGACATCGGCCGGCAGGAGGGCGCGAAGGTCCTCACGGGTGGCGAACGCATCGAGCACGAGGGTGAGTTGAAGGGCGGTTACTACGTCCAGCCGACGATCTTCGAGGGCCACAACCGTATGCGGATCTTCCAGGAGGAGATCTTCGGGCCGGTGGTGTCGGTGACGTCGTTCGACGACTTCGACGACGCCATCAAGATCGCGAATGACACACTGTACGGGCTGGGCGCCGGCGTGTGGACGCGGGACATCAACACCGCGTACCGCGCGGGCCGCGCCATCCAGGCGGGCCGTGTCTGGACGAACTGCTACCACGCCTACCCGGCGCACGCGGCGTTCGGCGGCTACAAGGGATCGGGGATCGGCCGCGAGACCCACAAGATGATGCTGGAGCACTACCAGCAGACGAAGAACCTCCTGGTGTCGTACTCGCCGAAGAAGCTCGGCTTCTTCTAG
- a CDS encoding ROK family transcriptional regulator, which yields MTAPLHEAHPSSPGRRLPDTQQGMRRRNLARVMHTVSAEGPLSRATVASRIGLTRAAVSTLVDELIRSGLLEELGPERPGRVGRPGSALTVSGRGPAGIGAEIGIDHLAVCAVDLRGVVRARAVRHCTNRGRAPQPVLGELTALVEQVVAEAALEGLWPTGLAVAVPGLVARDARTVVRAPNLDWHDIDLGALLPAELPLTVDNEANFGSLAELWLGDETPLDFLHVSAEIGIGGAVVVDGRLLRGTRGFAGELGHVPVRPEGPECACGGRGCLEQYAGEEAVLRAAGLTPGEDRVGLLAERAAQGDKDVLRALQGAGTALGVALTGAVNLLDPQTVVLGGALAALAPWLLPTLERELARRTAGAACAVAVSRLGSEGPLLGAAHSVVRAVLDDPAAVTGRM from the coding sequence ATGACCGCACCGCTGCACGAAGCCCATCCGTCCAGCCCCGGCCGCCGCCTGCCCGACACCCAGCAGGGCATGCGGCGCCGCAATCTGGCGCGAGTCATGCACACCGTGAGCGCCGAGGGGCCGTTGTCGCGTGCCACGGTGGCCTCCCGCATCGGGCTTACCCGGGCGGCCGTCTCCACGCTGGTCGACGAACTGATCCGCTCGGGCCTGCTGGAGGAACTGGGACCGGAACGTCCCGGCCGGGTGGGGCGCCCGGGGTCCGCCCTCACCGTCAGCGGACGCGGCCCCGCGGGGATCGGCGCGGAGATCGGCATCGACCATCTCGCGGTGTGCGCGGTCGATCTGCGCGGCGTCGTACGGGCGCGGGCGGTGCGGCATTGCACCAACCGCGGCCGCGCCCCGCAGCCGGTGCTCGGTGAACTGACCGCCCTGGTGGAGCAGGTCGTCGCGGAGGCAGCGCTCGAGGGGCTGTGGCCGACAGGTCTCGCCGTCGCGGTGCCCGGTCTGGTCGCGCGCGACGCCCGGACCGTGGTCCGGGCCCCCAACCTCGACTGGCACGACATCGACCTCGGCGCGCTCCTGCCGGCCGAACTACCGCTGACCGTGGACAACGAGGCCAACTTCGGCTCGCTGGCGGAACTCTGGCTCGGCGATGAGACACCCCTCGACTTCCTGCATGTCTCGGCGGAGATCGGCATCGGCGGCGCGGTGGTCGTGGACGGGCGGCTGTTGCGCGGGACCCGCGGTTTCGCGGGCGAGCTGGGGCATGTGCCTGTGCGCCCGGAGGGGCCGGAGTGCGCGTGCGGCGGGCGTGGATGTCTGGAGCAGTACGCGGGCGAGGAGGCGGTGCTGCGTGCGGCCGGACTGACACCGGGCGAGGACCGCGTCGGGCTGCTGGCCGAGCGGGCCGCGCAGGGCGACAAGGACGTGCTCCGTGCCTTGCAGGGCGCGGGGACGGCACTCGGCGTCGCGCTGACCGGGGCGGTCAATCTGCTGGACCCGCAGACGGTCGTGCTCGGCGGAGCGCTGGCCGCGCTCGCACCCTGGCTCCTGCCGACGCTGGAGCGGGAGTTGGCACGGCGGACGGCCGGCGCGGCCTGTGCCGTGGCCGTCTCACGACTGGGATCCGAGGGGCCGCTGCTCGGTGCCGCGCACTCGGTGGTGCGGGCAGTGCTCGACGATCCGGCGGCGGTGACGGGGCGCATGTAA
- the xylA gene encoding xylose isomerase: MSYQPTPEDRFTFGLWTVGWQGRDPFGDATRGALDPVETVQRLAELGAYGVTFHDDDLIPFGSSDSEREAHIKRFREALDTSGMTVPMATTNLFTHPVFKDGAFTANDRDVRRYALRKTIRNIDLAVELGAKTYVAWGGREGAESGAAKDVRVALDRMKEAFDLLGEYVTSQGYDLRFAIEPKPNEPRGDILLPTVGHALAFIERLERPELYGVNPEVGHEQMAGLNFPHGIAQALWAGKLFHIDLNGQSGIKYDQDLRFGAGDLRSAFWLVDLLESAGYNGPLHFDFKPPRTEDLDGVWASAAGCMRNYLILKERAAAFRADPEVQEALRASRLDELAQPTAADGLQALLADRGAFEEFDVEAAAARGMAFERLDQLAMDHLLGARG; the protein is encoded by the coding sequence ATGAGCTACCAGCCCACCCCCGAGGACAGGTTCACCTTCGGCCTTTGGACCGTCGGCTGGCAGGGAAGGGACCCGTTCGGCGACGCCACCCGGGGCGCCCTGGACCCAGTGGAGACGGTGCAGCGCCTCGCGGAACTCGGGGCCTACGGTGTGACCTTCCATGACGACGACCTGATCCCCTTCGGGTCCTCGGACAGTGAGCGTGAGGCGCACATCAAGCGCTTCCGGGAGGCCCTCGACACGTCCGGGATGACCGTGCCGATGGCCACCACCAACCTGTTCACGCACCCCGTCTTCAAGGACGGCGCGTTCACCGCCAACGACCGGGACGTCCGTCGCTACGCCCTGCGCAAGACCATCCGCAACATCGACCTCGCGGTGGAACTGGGCGCCAAGACGTACGTCGCCTGGGGCGGCCGGGAGGGCGCCGAGTCCGGCGCGGCCAAGGATGTGCGTGTGGCGCTCGACCGCATGAAGGAGGCCTTCGACCTCCTCGGCGAGTACGTCACCTCCCAGGGCTACGACCTGCGCTTCGCCATCGAGCCCAAGCCGAACGAGCCGCGCGGCGACATCCTGCTGCCCACGGTCGGCCACGCCCTCGCCTTCATCGAGCGCCTTGAGCGCCCGGAGCTGTACGGCGTCAACCCCGAGGTGGGGCACGAGCAGATGGCCGGGCTGAACTTCCCGCACGGCATCGCCCAGGCCCTGTGGGCGGGCAAGCTCTTCCACATCGACCTGAACGGCCAGTCCGGTATCAAGTACGACCAGGACCTGCGCTTCGGGGCGGGCGACCTGCGCTCCGCGTTCTGGCTGGTCGACCTGCTGGAGAGCGCCGGCTACAACGGACCGCTCCACTTCGACTTCAAGCCGCCGCGGACCGAGGACCTCGACGGCGTATGGGCTTCGGCCGCGGGCTGCATGCGCAACTACCTCATCCTGAAGGAGCGTGCGGCCGCCTTCCGCGCGGACCCGGAGGTCCAGGAGGCCCTGCGTGCCTCCCGCCTGGACGAGCTGGCGCAGCCGACCGCCGCGGACGGACTCCAGGCCCTGCTCGCGGACCGCGGTGCCTTCGAGGAGTTCGACGTGGAGGCGGCCGCCGCGCGCGGGATGGCCTTCGAGCGCCTGGACCAGCTGGCCATGGACCATCTGCTGGGCGCACGCGGCTGA
- a CDS encoding N-acetylmuramoyl-L-alanine amidase, with product MERSGSERAGSERAEAEHAESERSRLLTSRRRLLKGAALAAIPYTLLPSTSAGARPRTVDYPSADWLAADPANYTPSGRPTTYPLNFVVIHVTQATYTSTLGVFQNPGKGVSAHYVVRSADGHVAQCVREHDIAWHAGNWDYNTRSVGIEHEGWVDRPAYFTNALYEQSARLTAAICARHGIPKDRAHIIGHYEVPGTDHTDPGPNWDWARYMRLVSLA from the coding sequence ATGGAACGATCCGGATCGGAACGAGCGGGATCGGAACGGGCGGAAGCGGAACACGCAGAATCGGAACGATCAAGGCTTCTCACGAGCAGGCGGCGGTTACTCAAAGGAGCGGCCCTCGCGGCGATTCCCTATACGCTGCTCCCGTCGACGTCGGCAGGGGCCAGACCCCGGACCGTCGACTATCCCTCCGCGGACTGGCTGGCGGCGGACCCGGCCAACTACACACCCTCCGGTCGGCCCACGACCTATCCGCTGAACTTCGTCGTCATCCACGTGACGCAGGCGACGTACACCAGCACTCTGGGCGTCTTCCAGAACCCGGGCAAGGGGGTGTCGGCACACTACGTCGTCCGCTCGGCCGACGGGCATGTCGCGCAGTGTGTCCGCGAGCACGACATCGCCTGGCACGCCGGCAATTGGGACTACAACACGCGCAGCGTCGGCATCGAGCACGAAGGGTGGGTGGACCGGCCCGCGTACTTCACGAACGCCCTGTACGAGCAGTCCGCCAGGCTCACGGCGGCGATCTGCGCCAGACACGGCATCCCGAAGGACCGCGCGCACATCATCGGGCACTACGAGGTCCCGGGGACCGACCACACCGATCCGGGGCCGAACTGGGACTGGGCACGGTACATGAGGCTCGTGAGCCTCGCCTGA
- a CDS encoding TOMM precursor leader peptide-binding protein, producing the protein MTGAGEHEAGTLVPDDSALVGFKHHLSPVVVPGEATYLVSRRGVTALHGTPAEVLAPLLDGSRTLRGVLSEAERRLPTEEAVTSLDTLARSGLLGFRPAGAPAGPPGCCDPAAEAYWDLAGLDGCQVSAELAGAAVCLEALPGIDPEPVRRACRESGVAVAAPGSARGLTLVLCDDYLTPELAEVDARHRASGTPWLLTKVCGTDPWIGPVFRPDSGPCWNCLAQRLRGHRRSEWPVQRALGLTGPPKRPTASLAAGRAIAVHFAVLEAVKWLAGMRYPTQGMVHTLDTMLLSASSHPVHRRPQCPVCGDPELVARTVCAPFVPVSRPKTAHQGNSHRCASPQEMLDRYRHLVGPVTGIVKGIHRAPRTPDFVDSYLSGHNLAFNPHSLAGLRAGLRALSGGKGLDPTEAQVSALGEAVERYSGTRHGDEPVVRDSLRGLGEAAVHPNDCQLYDSRQFRDREAWNARGSHFQYVPRPFDEGGPTEWTPLWSLTGNRQRLLPTSMLYFSHGTPADDGLHADSNGNAAGSSAEDALVQGFLELVERDAVALWWYNRTRQPAVDLDAFPAPEVDRFREGCLRLGRELWVLDLTSDFGIPVLAALSRRTGAPTEDVIFGFGAHFDPRVALRRALTELGQILPAVLPRRPGATGYGIDDPEACRWWRTATTTNQPHLLPDRASTPRTPWSWAVTHHGDLLDDVTAIVELVRSRGLELLVLDQTRPDLELPVVKVVVPGLRHFWARLAPGRLYDVPVALGRLERPTPYELLNPIPLFI; encoded by the coding sequence ATGACCGGTGCCGGGGAGCACGAGGCCGGGACGCTGGTCCCGGACGACAGCGCGCTGGTGGGCTTCAAACACCATCTGAGCCCGGTCGTGGTTCCCGGCGAAGCCACCTACCTGGTCTCGCGCCGTGGCGTCACCGCGCTGCACGGCACGCCCGCGGAGGTGCTGGCGCCCCTGCTGGACGGCTCCCGCACCCTGCGCGGCGTGCTCAGCGAGGCCGAGCGACGGCTGCCCACCGAGGAGGCCGTCACCTCCCTGGACACGCTCGCCAGGTCGGGGCTGCTCGGCTTCCGTCCGGCGGGCGCGCCCGCCGGACCCCCCGGGTGCTGCGACCCGGCGGCCGAGGCCTACTGGGACCTGGCGGGCCTGGACGGCTGCCAGGTCTCGGCCGAACTCGCCGGTGCCGCGGTGTGTCTGGAGGCGCTGCCCGGCATCGACCCGGAGCCGGTGCGCCGCGCGTGCCGTGAGTCGGGGGTCGCCGTCGCGGCCCCCGGCTCGGCCCGGGGCCTCACGCTCGTCCTGTGCGACGACTACCTGACACCGGAGCTGGCGGAGGTGGACGCCCGGCACCGGGCGAGCGGAACCCCGTGGCTGCTCACCAAGGTCTGCGGCACCGACCCGTGGATCGGGCCGGTCTTCCGCCCCGACTCGGGGCCCTGCTGGAACTGCCTGGCCCAGCGGCTGCGCGGCCACCGCCGCTCGGAGTGGCCCGTGCAGCGGGCGCTGGGCCTGACCGGGCCGCCGAAGCGGCCTACGGCCTCGCTGGCGGCCGGCCGTGCCATCGCGGTCCACTTCGCGGTGCTCGAGGCGGTCAAGTGGCTGGCGGGGATGCGGTATCCGACGCAGGGCATGGTGCACACTCTCGACACGATGCTGCTGAGCGCCTCCTCCCATCCGGTGCACCGACGCCCGCAGTGCCCGGTGTGCGGCGATCCGGAGCTCGTGGCGCGGACGGTGTGCGCGCCGTTCGTCCCCGTGTCCCGGCCGAAGACGGCGCACCAGGGCAACAGCCACCGCTGCGCCTCTCCGCAGGAGATGCTCGACCGGTACCGCCATCTCGTCGGCCCGGTCACCGGCATCGTCAAGGGGATCCACCGCGCTCCCCGCACCCCCGACTTCGTCGACAGCTATCTCTCCGGTCACAACCTCGCCTTCAATCCGCACAGCCTGGCCGGACTGCGCGCCGGTCTCAGGGCGCTGAGTGGCGGCAAGGGCCTCGATCCGACGGAGGCCCAGGTCAGCGCGCTGGGTGAGGCGGTGGAGCGGTACAGCGGGACGAGGCACGGCGACGAACCCGTCGTACGCGACTCGCTGCGCGGGCTCGGCGAGGCGGCTGTGCACCCGAACGACTGCCAGCTGTACGACTCCCGGCAGTTCCGCGACCGCGAGGCCTGGAACGCGCGCGGTTCGCACTTCCAGTACGTGCCACGGCCGTTCGACGAGGGCGGGCCCACCGAGTGGACGCCGCTGTGGTCGCTGACCGGCAACAGGCAGCGGCTGCTGCCCACTTCGATGCTGTACTTCTCGCACGGCACCCCCGCCGACGACGGGCTGCACGCCGACTCCAACGGCAACGCGGCCGGCAGCAGCGCCGAGGACGCGCTGGTGCAGGGCTTCCTGGAGCTGGTGGAGCGGGACGCGGTGGCCCTGTGGTGGTACAACCGCACGCGGCAGCCGGCCGTGGACCTGGACGCGTTCCCCGCGCCCGAGGTCGACCGGTTCCGCGAGGGCTGTCTGCGGCTGGGCCGCGAGCTGTGGGTGCTGGACCTCACCTCGGACTTCGGCATTCCGGTGCTGGCCGCGCTGTCCCGGCGGACCGGGGCTCCGACCGAGGACGTGATCTTCGGTTTCGGCGCCCACTTCGATCCCCGGGTGGCGCTGCGCCGGGCGCTGACCGAGCTGGGTCAGATCCTCCCCGCAGTGCTCCCGCGCCGCCCGGGCGCCACGGGTTACGGCATCGACGATCCCGAGGCCTGCCGCTGGTGGCGTACGGCGACCACGACCAACCAGCCTCATCTCCTGCCCGATCGGGCGAGTACTCCTCGTACACCCTGGAGCTGGGCCGTCACACACCACGGCGATCTGCTGGACGACGTGACCGCGATCGTGGAACTGGTCCGCTCCCGCGGAC
- a CDS encoding DUF6059 family protein, with protein sequence MLRSLAHHAHRFVRELYRSLVAYGQLWMYLPKAEPRPQPLERVRPDLPLTPTERALEQQLLDLDTLS encoded by the coding sequence GTGCTCCGTTCTCTGGCTCACCATGCCCACCGCTTCGTGCGCGAGCTGTACCGGTCGCTGGTCGCGTACGGGCAATTGTGGATGTATCTGCCGAAGGCAGAGCCTCGTCCCCAGCCGCTGGAACGCGTCCGCCCCGACCTGCCCCTCACCCCGACCGAACGCGCGCTGGAGCAACAGCTCCTCGACCTCGACACCCTGAGCTGA
- the xylB gene encoding xylulokinase: MSAAEGPLVVGVDSSTQSTKALVVDVSTGQVVASGQAPHTVSSGAGRESDPRQWWDALCEALRQCGEAAHEAAAVSIGGQQHGLVTLDAHGDPVRPALLWNDVRSAPQARRLVEELGGPKAWAERTGSVPGPSFTVTKWAWLAENEPEAVRATAAVRLPHDYLTERLTGQGTTDRGDASGTGWWASATESYDEEILAHVGLDPALLPRVVRPGEVAGTVRDAHDLPFSKGTLVAPGTGDNAAAALGLGLHPGTPVLSLGTSGTVYAVSQRRPTDPTGTVAGFADAHGDWLPLACTLNCTLAVDRIAALLGLDREAVEPGTGVTLLPYLDGERTPALPLASGLLHGLRHDTTAGQLLQAAYDGAVHSLLGALDLVLDADADRTAPLLLIGGGARGTAWQETVRRLSGRPVQVPEAKELVALGAAAQAAGLLTGEDPAAVARRWNTARGPVLEAVERDEETLARIAGVLSDAAPLLEREPDRR; the protein is encoded by the coding sequence ATGTCAGCAGCCGAGGGTCCGCTCGTCGTCGGGGTGGACTCGTCCACCCAGTCCACCAAGGCCCTGGTCGTCGACGTGTCGACGGGACAGGTGGTGGCGAGCGGCCAGGCGCCGCATACCGTCTCGTCGGGCGCGGGCCGCGAGAGCGACCCGCGCCAGTGGTGGGACGCGCTGTGCGAGGCGCTGCGCCAGTGCGGCGAAGCGGCGCACGAAGCCGCCGCGGTGTCGATCGGCGGCCAGCAGCACGGCCTGGTCACCCTGGACGCGCACGGCGACCCGGTGCGCCCGGCCCTGCTGTGGAACGACGTGCGGTCGGCGCCGCAGGCCCGCCGGCTGGTGGAGGAACTGGGCGGCCCGAAGGCCTGGGCGGAACGCACCGGAAGCGTTCCGGGCCCGTCCTTCACGGTCACGAAGTGGGCCTGGCTCGCCGAGAACGAGCCGGAGGCCGTCCGTGCGACCGCGGCCGTGCGGCTGCCCCACGACTACCTCACCGAACGCCTGACGGGGCAGGGCACGACCGACCGCGGCGACGCCTCCGGCACCGGCTGGTGGGCGTCCGCGACGGAGTCGTACGACGAGGAGATCCTCGCGCACGTGGGTCTCGACCCCGCCCTGCTGCCCCGCGTGGTCCGGCCCGGTGAGGTGGCCGGGACCGTGCGCGATGCCCATGACCTGCCGTTCTCCAAGGGCACGCTGGTGGCGCCGGGTACCGGCGACAACGCGGCGGCCGCGCTGGGGCTCGGGCTGCACCCGGGCACACCGGTGCTGAGTCTGGGCACCTCCGGCACGGTGTACGCGGTCTCGCAGCGGCGCCCCACCGACCCGACCGGGACCGTGGCGGGCTTCGCGGACGCGCACGGCGACTGGCTGCCGCTGGCCTGCACCCTGAACTGCACGCTCGCCGTCGACCGGATCGCCGCCCTGCTGGGCCTGGACCGCGAGGCCGTGGAACCCGGCACCGGCGTGACACTGCTGCCCTACCTCGACGGCGAGCGCACCCCCGCTCTCCCGCTCGCCTCGGGACTGCTGCACGGCCTGCGGCACGACACGACGGCCGGCCAGCTGCTGCAGGCGGCATACGACGGGGCGGTGCACTCGCTGCTCGGCGCCCTCGACCTGGTCCTCGACGCGGACGCGGATCGCACGGCTCCGCTGCTGCTCATCGGCGGTGGCGCCCGGGGCACGGCGTGGCAGGAGACCGTACGCCGGCTCTCGGGGCGACCCGTCCAGGTGCCGGAGGCCAAGGAACTGGTCGCGCTGGGCGCAGCCGCACAGGCCGCCGGACTGCTGACGGGCGAGGACCCGGCCGCCGTCGCCCGGCGCTGGAACACAGCCCGCGGGCCGGTGCTGGAGGCCGTGGAACGAGACGAGGAGACGCTGGCCAGGATCGCCGGGGTACTCTCCGACGCAGCGCCTCTGCTGGAGCGGGAGCCGGACCGGCGCTGA